ATTGAAAAAGAAAAGTTACCAACATGACCACTAAGACAAACATGATTAACGCTAAAATGATGGATTGGCCACTAAACCCTGTCCAATACAAATTGTAAAATAATAAATGAAATACTCGAGCAGCTAATGAATCGTTTGAAACATCATAAGTGCCACCCCAATCCGAAAAGTGTCCTGATGTAAAGGATAAGGCTAGCTCAATAAACCCGCTTAAACTTCCCTCAGAAACAACCAGACCGAGCACCCAAATACTCTGAAATAAACCAAAAAAGAAAACCTGAAAACCAAACCATTTCATCGTGTAATCTTGCCTCTTTAACTTCGTCCACCAAAGCAACAGAATGCCAATACCAAACACTAAATAAGATAAACGAATTCCCATTAATATACTAAAGAGGAGCAAAGGCACTAAAGAAATCAAAAAGCTTTTATTAGATAAAGAATAATTTATACTCCATAAATACCACCAAAGTACTGCAATTGCAGCTCCTTCGGACATGGGTTCCACGCTAATTAATGTGATATAACTAAATGAAAGCACAAACAAAACCGCAATATGACTTTTTTGTTTATTTAAAGTTTTCCTAGCCAATAAATAAATAGGGATCATTGAAAGCAAAGTCATCAATCCGTTTAAAACAACTAAAGATTGAACAGGATCACTAATCCATTGATGTACAATCGTTCCTGCTAAAATAAAATATGGATATCCAGGAAAATGCGGCTGCATCGCTAATAAATCGAAACGGTTTAAAGCTAGTGCAAAATCAACGATATCCCATGAACGAGCAAAGGACGAGATATGCATGAATCTCCACGTGAACATTCCAATGAAGATTAAAAAAACAACCATGCTACTCGTCCATTTGTATTTATTATTAAATTGACTCATCATGTATCATTTCCTATACGTTTACAACTTTTTTGCTATGAACTACTTTTGCATCCTCAACCATTTGTTTTTGTTTCTTATCTGTTTGCGTTTTCTGTGAAGAATCACTTCTTCTAGTCCATAACAATAAGAAGATACCAGCAAAATAACCAAAATAAACAAATATTTCTTCAAGAGATGGTGTGGCTGAATATCCTAATAATGCTGTAAAGAAAATACCTACATCACCAGAGATAAAAGGAGCCGTCCCTGTATCTCTTAAATATTGAGTATAATCTGTAGGATGCTCAGGCAAAAACCAAGTAACATCATATACTTGAGGCATTACACTTCCTATAATCCCAACATCCTGCATCATTCCAACGCCTTGAACGAGTAAACCTGCTGCTATCACAATAATCATAGCACCTGTCACTCTAAAGAAAGTTTTTAATGAAATACGCATTGTACCTTTAAAGAATAAATAACTTACTACTGATGCGAGAATGATACCTGCAAGCGCTCCCCAACTTTGCATCGCTAATTGAATGTTTCCACCTGTAATAGCTGCAAAGAAAAATACAGTTTCTACGCCTTCTCTTAATATAACTAGGAAAGAATGAATGACCATTCCAATGACACTTCCTGCTGAAATATAAGCTTTTAATTTCCCTTCAAGTTTACCTTTCATATCACGGCTGCTTTTCGCCATCCAAAATACCATATGTGTTAATAACATGGATGAAATGAGCATAATTGAGATTTTAAGATAAATTTGACTAGCCATCATGGAAAAGCTGGTTAACACTACTTGAAATACAAAGGCTACTCCTAAACTTACAATCAAAGCCAAACCTGCACCTAACCATACGTACTTAGTGTATTCAGGATGGTTCATTTTTTTTAAAAAAGTAATAATGATTCCTATGATAAGTAAAGCCTCTAAAGTTTCACGAAATGTAATAAGCAATGCTTGCAGATCCATGATGATTCCTCCCAATTATCCTAGCTTGATGTACCTTTTTTTCTTTTTAATGCATAAATAACGATAGCAATAATTACAACAAGAATTAACACTATAGGTATCCAATTTTTAATATCATTTAAATTTACAAATTTAGGCTCCTGACTAATTTGTCCTACTTCTGGAACAAAGTGTCCAACTTCAACATTTTCAATATTAAATTGTTCGGATAATGTTTCAATAATTTGTTCTTTACTTTTTATAAATACATCAATATCCGATTCCTTCTCACCTACTCCAAACAATCCTGGATTTCCTAAAGAATCTAATGCTAGATTAAATTCCTCTCTTACCTGTTCATCCAATTGTTTATCTTTTTCAATGATACTAGGTGATAAAGCGTCGTATGTTGCCAATCCTTTTGCTAGCAATAACTTTGTTTTCGTATAATCTGTAAAATCCTGTTCTATATATTCCAAACGCCTTGCGATATTTAGTACGAGTATATTACTCATAGCGGTCATCACTGCTTCGCTATTTTCAACCTCTAATGCATCTATCACTGCCATTGATGGATCAATGCCCATATGTAATTCAATATCCTCTTTTACTGTCAAGTATATAGCTTCTGCTTCAGTATAGTTCGGAGGATTTTCATTTAACTGAGCATCCATTGCTTTATAAACCTCAGCGATGAGTTCTTCATTCGGGTCTCCATAAGTATAAGCAAACGTTACTTGTTGAAAAGAGCCCAAAAGCACGAAGAACGATGCAATTATCAAGATGATCTGTTTCATGTATTGTCTCCCTCTATCAGTTATTACACTCTAAATGATAACGATTATCATTGTTAATGTCAATAAAATCTTCACTATAATTGTGAAGATGATTTGAATTTTGTTTCTTTACGTAAGTTTTCAGTATGCATTGGACTCGAGCTGGTACGAACTTTTCTTACTGGACGTAACATTTCCTTAATAATAGCCACAATCACATTAGGCAGATATTCTTTGAATTTAATAAAAGATTGACCTTGTGTTCTTACTTGATAATAAATAGGGATTTCTCTCATTCGGAATCCTTTGCGAACAATATTTAATGTTAACACTTGCGCATAATTATAATCATGAATAATTTCAGCATGTTCCATCACTTCTTTTGAGAATGCTCTCATTCCAGATTGCCCATCATAAATCCATTTTCTAAGTAAAACAGATTGTAACAATGTGAAGACATAATTACCCAAACGGCGGTGAAGTTTCATACCTTTCATTTTCCCTAGAAATCTTGAACCCATTACGTAGTCTGCTTTATTTTCCAAAATCGGTAAAATAAGTTCTGGTATCTGTTCTGGTGGATATTCACAATCAGCATCAATCATGACCGCAATGTCAGCACCAAGTTTATAACTCTCCTTTAGCCCTTGACGGACAGCTGCGCCTAAACCTTTGTTTTCTTTAAAAGAATAAATAAAATCTGCCCCAGCTTGTTTTGATTCTTTGACAGTATCGTCTCTAGATCCATCATTAATGACAAGCACTTGTATAAACAATTGAGAATTAGCATCACGAGGGATTCTTGAAATCACTTCCCCAATTGATTTTTCTTCGTTATATGCTGGAATAAATACAACAACATGTTTTTTCAATTTTTGTTTTCCTCTCCATCTATATTTAATGCCTCTTTCAAAACCCGACCTCTGCTATGACTAGGATAAGGAGAGCCCAATAAAGTAGCTACTGTTGGAGCAATTGAAATTAAACTATGTTTTTCCTCCACTCTTTTCCCTTGATGTATTAGTGGACCTTGGATGAAAAATGGAACATAACGTTCTCCTTCATCTAAATGGCCATGTCCTCCAATACCATCCGCTTGTCCATGATCTGCACAAACGATAAATGTCGTATTATCTTTTTTTCCTTGCTCATCTAACCACGTTACAAATTGTTCAATCAACGAATCAACTTCTTCAATTTTTTGGATATAATCGGGATAATGTACACCTCTGCTGTGCCCTGTTTGATCAGTTCCAATAAATTGTACAACGAGAAAATCTGGGTCTTGCTCGCTCATGATATGTTTTGCCCTCTGCATAATATTTAAATCAGCTACATCATTGTTCATCACCGCCGTGACAGATTCAACATCTTTACCAAAACTATCAATTAAGTGTGCTATACCTAACAGGCGTCCTTTTTTGCCAACTTTTCTTAAACTGTCAAAGATACTTTCTACCTTTAATCCAAGCCTCCATACCATATTAGAGGTAATTCCGTGTTCTCTTGGATAGGTACCTGTAAACATGGAAGAAAAACATACTACAGTTCGAGCTGGATACACGGTTTCCATTTGAGTATATTCTGTTCCTTTTAAACGCATGTCATCCAAAAAGGGAGTGTTTGCTTCTTTAAATTTATCTTTTCGCATTCCGTCTATAACAATAACGATGACTTTATCTGTAATTGGCTTGTCTGTTGGGTTAGACGATTTACCCTTTGTGAACGCTTCATTTTCTTCCGGTTTCCAATCAAAAATATATCTGTGCAATACCCAACTAAAAATAAGAATAGCCACCGCAAAAGAGAATAATGTAATCCAAGGCATTTCATTCAATCCTGTCCCTTGCTCATGTATAGATTGAAAAACATATTGCCAAACCCACAATAACAATATAAACTTTGGCAGCTGCTCTTGTGCATTCCCACTTGTGGAATCACTATTCTTTAAAACTAACTTCCAAAACCTTGTGAAATTTAACCATGAAGTACCGATTCTCAAATGATAATAAAACGTTCCCCAAAAAAATACAGTAAAGAAAAAATACAATCCTATCGCCAACATAGCTAAAGAAATTTGCGCGTCATTAAAAAGGAGCAAATAAGCGATTAGAGGCATCCATAAATAATTCCTTAAATACAACGGAAAGTCGTAGTGATAATAAATGATGAATAAA
The window above is part of the Chengkuizengella sp. SCS-71B genome. Proteins encoded here:
- a CDS encoding FTR1 family iron permease; amino-acid sequence: MDLQALLITFRETLEALLIIGIIITFLKKMNHPEYTKYVWLGAGLALIVSLGVAFVFQVVLTSFSMMASQIYLKISIMLISSMLLTHMVFWMAKSSRDMKGKLEGKLKAYISAGSVIGMVIHSFLVILREGVETVFFFAAITGGNIQLAMQSWGALAGIILASVVSYLFFKGTMRISLKTFFRVTGAMIIVIAAGLLVQGVGMMQDVGIIGSVMPQVYDVTWFLPEHPTDYTQYLRDTGTAPFISGDVGIFFTALLGYSATPSLEEIFVYFGYFAGIFLLLWTRRSDSSQKTQTDKKQKQMVEDAKVVHSKKVVNV
- a CDS encoding glycosyltransferase family 2 protein, encoding MKKHVVVFIPAYNEEKSIGEVISRIPRDANSQLFIQVLVINDGSRDDTVKESKQAGADFIYSFKENKGLGAAVRQGLKESYKLGADIAVMIDADCEYPPEQIPELILPILENKADYVMGSRFLGKMKGMKLHRRLGNYVFTLLQSVLLRKWIYDGQSGMRAFSKEVMEHAEIIHDYNYAQVLTLNIVRKGFRMREIPIYYQVRTQGQSFIKFKEYLPNVIVAIIKEMLRPVRKVRTSSSPMHTENLRKETKFKSSSQL
- a CDS encoding alkaline phosphatase family protein produces the protein MKKASWFEIIAARCWNLLNEGKPFTPIFVVGVFYLYHIGLWTDPSFWLNTALSLIIVLPLFIIYYHYDFPLYLRNYLWMPLIAYLLLFNDAQISLAMLAIGLYFFFTVFFWGTFYYHLRIGTSWLNFTRFWKLVLKNSDSTSGNAQEQLPKFILLLWVWQYVFQSIHEQGTGLNEMPWITLFSFAVAILIFSWVLHRYIFDWKPEENEAFTKGKSSNPTDKPITDKVIVIVIDGMRKDKFKEANTPFLDDMRLKGTEYTQMETVYPARTVVCFSSMFTGTYPREHGITSNMVWRLGLKVESIFDSLRKVGKKGRLLGIAHLIDSFGKDVESVTAVMNNDVADLNIMQRAKHIMSEQDPDFLVVQFIGTDQTGHSRGVHYPDYIQKIEEVDSLIEQFVTWLDEQGKKDNTTFIVCADHGQADGIGGHGHLDEGERYVPFFIQGPLIHQGKRVEEKHSLISIAPTVATLLGSPYPSHSRGRVLKEALNIDGEENKN